The following are encoded together in the Streptomyces flavofungini genome:
- the uppS gene encoding polyprenyl diphosphate synthase, whose product MIPLPRDHPNGTGPTDPSGPPEAPEALPRTAADPPRHVAFIVDGNRRWARAHGRPIEQGHREGADNVRRAVHWCEAVGIETTTWWLLSTDNLNRTSVELHKLLDIISELTRHLAATGHWRIRHLGEPRLLPRSLATALNEAETTTRHNQGPQINFAVGYSGREDILAAARRMAQQAVRSTAFSVSERSFAQALSTSGLPDPDLVIRSSGEQRLSGFMLWQAALSELYFCPVLWPDFTQSDLDRALAFYANRQRRFGR is encoded by the coding sequence ATGATCCCTCTTCCACGCGACCACCCCAACGGCACGGGCCCGACAGATCCGTCCGGTCCCCCCGAGGCACCGGAAGCCCTTCCCCGCACCGCGGCCGATCCCCCACGCCACGTCGCCTTCATCGTGGACGGAAACCGTCGTTGGGCGCGCGCCCATGGCCGTCCCATAGAGCAAGGTCACCGGGAGGGCGCGGACAACGTCCGCCGGGCCGTTCACTGGTGCGAGGCCGTGGGCATCGAGACCACCACGTGGTGGCTGCTCTCGACGGACAACCTCAACCGCACGTCGGTCGAGCTCCACAAACTCCTGGACATCATCTCCGAACTGACCCGCCATCTGGCGGCGACCGGGCACTGGAGAATACGTCACCTCGGGGAACCCCGGCTGCTCCCCCGTTCCCTGGCGACGGCCCTGAACGAGGCGGAGACCACCACCCGTCACAATCAGGGCCCTCAGATCAACTTCGCGGTCGGCTACAGCGGCAGGGAGGACATCCTCGCCGCAGCGCGCCGCATGGCCCAGCAGGCGGTCCGTTCCACTGCCTTCTCGGTTTCCGAGAGGTCGTTCGCCCAGGCCCTGTCCACCAGCGGGTTACCCGATCCGGACCTGGTCATCCGCAGCTCCGGTGAACAACGACTGTCCGGATTCATGCTCTGGCAGGCAGCGCTCTCCGAGCTCTATTTCTGCCCCGTCCTGTGGCCCGACTTCACCCAGTCGGATCTCGACCGCGCCCTGGCCTTCTACGCCAACCGCCAGCGGCGTTTCGGAAGGTAG
- a CDS encoding terpene synthase family protein, translated as MAQRPLVFPDLKVTDDIAGSYHSLKPWLLTHLVKGRETYPAHPRTRQLESSVLAWARDLGMSEDHMKITVEATPGHLVGLFAPQAPWGVLLPLAKLQMILFWLNTVDLGSDRPVGRLVEPVRETLERGHSPADGPLILRPIASLRDDVVAAGGTELIPGFTELLLGFLREYTARQAWENGEPLPSLDRYLKHRTRTAGIVLGMWLQRLQPGLVGPGEELPEPLLQLMKQGSLLVGLDNDLHSCHVAAESGEKLSLIGVICQEYGIPVDMAFSCALTLNAALRYENANTAASICADTSLPDAVRRHARAIFHWVDSVYTWSLQTPRYGLRGGDARAVAPCSALNGKEQT; from the coding sequence ATGGCTCAGAGGCCTCTCGTGTTCCCCGACCTCAAGGTGACGGACGACATCGCCGGCTCCTACCACTCGCTCAAGCCCTGGCTCCTCACCCACCTGGTGAAGGGACGTGAGACATACCCCGCTCACCCACGGACCCGCCAACTCGAATCCTCCGTGCTCGCCTGGGCCAGGGACCTCGGGATGAGCGAGGACCACATGAAAATAACGGTCGAGGCGACACCCGGGCACCTGGTGGGGCTCTTCGCCCCGCAAGCCCCTTGGGGGGTTCTGCTCCCCCTGGCCAAGCTGCAAATGATCCTGTTCTGGCTGAACACCGTGGACCTCGGCAGTGATCGACCGGTCGGCCGGCTGGTGGAGCCCGTGCGAGAGACCCTGGAGAGGGGGCATTCGCCTGCTGACGGACCGCTCATTCTGAGGCCGATCGCCAGTCTCCGGGACGACGTGGTCGCGGCGGGAGGAACGGAACTGATACCGGGCTTCACGGAGCTACTGCTGGGATTCCTGCGCGAGTACACGGCTCGACAGGCGTGGGAGAACGGGGAACCCCTGCCGAGTCTGGACCGGTACCTGAAGCACAGGACTCGCACGGCGGGGATCGTTCTCGGCATGTGGCTCCAGCGGCTCCAACCGGGCCTCGTCGGGCCGGGTGAGGAGCTTCCAGAGCCCCTGCTCCAGCTCATGAAGCAGGGAAGCCTCCTCGTCGGTCTCGACAATGACCTGCACAGTTGCCATGTGGCAGCCGAATCAGGAGAAAAGCTCAGCCTCATCGGTGTCATCTGTCAGGAGTACGGAATTCCTGTGGACATGGCCTTCTCCTGCGCGCTCACGCTCAATGCGGCACTGCGCTACGAGAACGCCAACACCGCTGCCTCCATCTGTGCGGACACTTCCCTGCCCGACGCGGTCAGGAGGCACGCCCGGGCCATCTTCCACTGGGTCGACTCCGTCTACACCTGGTCGCTTCAGACGCCCCGCTACGGGTTGCGGGGCGGCGATGCTCGCGCGGTCGCACCTTGTTCCGCCCTGAACGGGAAGGAACAGACGTGA
- a CDS encoding cytochrome P450 yields the protein MTNSRSVPPAPRALPLVGHLIPLARKPLEFLDSLPAHGELVRIQLGPFPLVVICDPELTRQALIDDRLFDKGGPIFDRVREVVGDHGLASCPYGTHRRLRRLAQPAFHPARLPGYAKTMSACVEEATASWRAGHVLDVPTEMMTITSKITVATLFSSALPEGELGPVLNDVKTFFDGFYRRMLMVPPLDRLPTPGNRSHLRARTRLRSTFDQIIARRRTEHVDHDDLLSALLLARDPEDNRHGMTDTEISDTIVTFFLAGTETTAALLAWALDLLARHPRIEQRLHAEVDAVLDGATATHADLPRLELTHRVLTETLRLRPPGWIFTRTVTADTRLGGYLLPAGSCVVYSPYLIHHRPDLYDSPGTFDPDRWDPQRPQPPRHALLPFAAGARKCIGDTFGMTESVLALATIAARWRLEHVPGQQVRPALGLALRPRKLRMRATPRTAAQCGRAPFTSRRTAPPAPSPSPRTPPARPPTSR from the coding sequence GTGACGAACTCGCGCTCGGTCCCCCCTGCCCCCCGGGCACTGCCGCTCGTCGGCCATCTGATTCCGCTGGCACGGAAACCGCTGGAGTTCCTCGACTCCCTCCCCGCCCACGGGGAACTCGTCCGCATCCAGCTGGGCCCCTTCCCCCTGGTGGTGATCTGTGATCCAGAACTGACCCGGCAGGCCCTGATCGACGACCGCCTCTTCGACAAGGGCGGCCCGATCTTCGACCGGGTGCGGGAAGTCGTGGGCGATCACGGTCTGGCCAGTTGCCCGTACGGTACGCACCGGCGGCTGCGCAGGCTCGCCCAACCCGCCTTCCACCCGGCGCGGTTGCCCGGCTACGCGAAGACCATGAGCGCCTGTGTCGAGGAGGCGACGGCTTCCTGGCGTGCCGGGCACGTCCTGGACGTGCCCACCGAGATGATGACCATCACGTCCAAGATCACGGTCGCCACGCTGTTCTCCAGTGCGCTGCCTGAAGGCGAACTCGGCCCGGTCCTCAACGACGTGAAGACCTTCTTCGACGGCTTCTACCGGCGCATGCTCATGGTCCCCCCACTGGACCGGCTCCCCACCCCGGGCAACCGCTCCCATCTGCGCGCACGCACCCGCCTGCGCTCCACCTTCGACCAGATCATCGCCCGGCGCCGCACCGAGCACGTCGACCACGACGACCTGCTCTCGGCCCTGCTCCTGGCCCGTGACCCCGAGGACAACCGGCACGGCATGACCGACACGGAGATCAGCGACACGATCGTCACCTTCTTCCTCGCCGGTACGGAGACCACGGCCGCCCTCCTCGCCTGGGCGCTGGACCTGCTGGCCCGGCACCCCCGGATCGAGCAGCGGCTGCACGCCGAGGTCGATGCCGTCCTGGACGGAGCCACTGCCACCCACGCCGACCTGCCACGCCTGGAACTGACGCATCGCGTCCTCACCGAGACCCTCCGCCTCCGCCCACCGGGCTGGATCTTCACCCGCACCGTCACCGCCGACACCCGCCTTGGCGGGTACCTGCTGCCCGCCGGGAGCTGCGTCGTCTACAGCCCCTACCTCATCCACCACCGGCCGGACCTCTACGACAGCCCCGGGACGTTCGACCCCGACCGCTGGGATCCACAGCGTCCCCAGCCACCCCGCCACGCCCTCCTGCCCTTCGCGGCCGGAGCCCGCAAGTGCATCGGCGACACCTTCGGCATGACGGAGTCCGTCCTCGCCCTCGCGACCATCGCCGCCCGGTGGCGCCTGGAGCACGTCCCCGGTCAACAGGTCCGCCCCGCCCTGGGGTTGGCGTTGCGGCCCCGCAAGCTGCGCATGCGCGCAACGCCTCGCACCGCGGCTCAATGCGGCCGGGCGCCCTTCACTTCCCGTCGAACCGCGCCGCCCGCCCCGTCCCCTTCGCCGCGAACCCCTCCCGCACGTCCTCCGACGTCAAGGTGA
- a CDS encoding enoyl-CoA hydratase/isomerase family protein, translating to MIDTVSTDIPEGAQRRLRLDVEDGIGVLTLCRPAKLNAWSWESTRQLGLYADRIRFDDSIRVVLLRAEGRAFCAGIDVTAPGGAVTGRSAAERTGNYYEGIRWAHERFRAFAGLPQPVVAAVQGYCLGFGFELALMADVRIAADDAVFALPEAQLGVTVDAGGDLRVAREAGAGWAKYLALTGRRIDAATAARLHLAQLVVPRAELEPTARETAAEIAANAPLAVRGVKRDIDAFADAGLGRALDRVAMNAAVTLTSEDVREGFAAKGTGRAARFDGK from the coding sequence GTGATCGACACCGTCAGCACGGACATCCCCGAGGGCGCGCAGCGGCGGCTGCGTCTCGACGTCGAGGACGGCATCGGCGTCCTCACCCTCTGCCGCCCCGCCAAGCTGAACGCCTGGAGCTGGGAGTCCACCCGCCAACTCGGCCTGTACGCCGACCGCATCCGCTTCGACGACTCGATCCGCGTCGTCCTGCTGCGGGCCGAGGGCCGGGCGTTCTGCGCGGGCATCGACGTCACCGCGCCGGGCGGCGCCGTCACCGGCCGCTCGGCCGCGGAGCGCACCGGCAACTACTACGAGGGCATCCGCTGGGCGCACGAGCGCTTCCGGGCCTTCGCGGGCCTGCCGCAGCCCGTCGTCGCCGCCGTGCAGGGCTACTGCCTCGGCTTCGGCTTCGAACTGGCCCTCATGGCCGACGTCAGGATCGCCGCTGACGACGCGGTGTTCGCGCTCCCCGAGGCCCAGCTCGGCGTCACCGTCGACGCGGGCGGGGACCTGCGCGTCGCACGGGAGGCGGGCGCGGGCTGGGCCAAGTACCTCGCCCTCACCGGCCGCCGCATCGACGCCGCCACCGCGGCCCGCCTCCACCTCGCGCAACTCGTCGTGCCCCGCGCCGAACTGGAGCCGACCGCACGGGAGACGGCTGCCGAGATCGCCGCGAACGCGCCCCTCGCCGTGCGCGGCGTCAAACGGGACATCGACGCCTTCGCGGACGCGGGCCTCGGCCGGGCGCTCGACCGCGTGGCGATGAACGCGGCGGTCACCTTGACGTCGGAGGACGTGCGGGAGGGGTTCGCGGCGAAGGGGACGGGGCGGGCGGCGCGGTTCGACGGGAAGTGA
- a CDS encoding PIG-L deacetylase family protein — protein sequence MTDQQNGAAGPTQLAPMPEDWQRALAIVAHPDDLEYGCAGAIAAWTDAGREVVYVLATRGEAGIDTLAPAEAAPLREREQRASAAVVGVDTVEFLDHKDGVIEYGTALRRDIAAAIRKHKPELVITLNHRDTWGGVAWNTPDHVAVGRATLDAASDAGNRWIFPELAEQGLEPWDGVRWVAVAGTDAPTHAVDATPGLDRAVQSLLEHRAYIEALTDEDPEKYCRTFLSGYAEQLAPRFGGKPAVAFEVFSR from the coding sequence ATGACCGACCAGCAGAACGGTGCCGCCGGGCCCACGCAGCTCGCCCCCATGCCCGAGGACTGGCAGCGGGCCCTCGCCATCGTCGCCCACCCGGACGACCTGGAGTACGGCTGCGCCGGCGCGATCGCCGCGTGGACCGACGCCGGGCGCGAGGTGGTGTACGTGCTCGCGACGCGCGGCGAGGCGGGCATCGACACCCTCGCGCCCGCCGAGGCCGCGCCGTTGCGGGAGCGGGAGCAGCGGGCGAGCGCCGCCGTCGTCGGCGTGGACACCGTGGAGTTCCTCGACCACAAGGACGGGGTGATCGAGTACGGCACGGCGCTGCGCCGCGACATCGCCGCCGCCATCCGCAAGCACAAGCCCGAGCTGGTCATCACCCTCAACCACCGCGACACCTGGGGCGGTGTCGCCTGGAACACCCCCGACCACGTCGCCGTCGGCCGTGCCACCCTGGACGCCGCGTCCGACGCGGGCAACCGCTGGATCTTCCCCGAGCTGGCCGAGCAGGGCCTCGAACCGTGGGACGGCGTGCGCTGGGTCGCCGTCGCGGGCACCGACGCGCCGACCCACGCGGTGGACGCGACGCCCGGCCTCGACCGGGCCGTCCAGTCCCTGCTCGAGCACCGCGCGTACATCGAGGCCCTCACCGACGAGGACCCCGAGAAGTACTGCCGCACCTTCCTCAGCGGTTACGCCGAGCAACTCGCGCCGCGCTTCGGCGGGAAGCCCGCCGTGGCGTTCGAGGTCTTCAGCCGCTGA
- a CDS encoding alpha/beta fold hydrolase: protein MSVSYRQPGVVLTDRRFSVPLDHDVPGGERIEVFARECVAAGREGAELPWLVYLQGGPGFGANRFSGKQAWLGRALRDYRVLLLDQRGTGSSTPANRQTLPLRGGPREQADYLARFRADAIVRDCEAIRAEVTGGAPWTVLGQSFGGFCATHYLSTAPEGLAAALITGGLPTLDGHADDVYRAAYPRMERKSLAHYARYPEDAERARRVAEYVAEHEPVLPGGYRFTTEAFQSLGILLGTGDGTHRLHYLLEDAFVRTPAGHALSDAFQEAVQGILSYAAAPLYALLHEACYAQGGRPTAWSAERVRAEFPRFDAGKSLADGAPPLFTGEAVQRWMFDSDPALRPLRETADLLAERVDWPALYDRSRLAANEVPVAAAVYHDDMFVDTEHSLDTARTIRGLRTWVTDEYEHDGLRVSGPKVLDRLIGLVRGEL from the coding sequence TTGAGCGTCAGCTACCGTCAGCCCGGAGTCGTGCTCACCGATCGGCGGTTCAGTGTGCCGTTGGATCATGACGTGCCCGGGGGCGAGCGGATCGAGGTGTTCGCCCGGGAGTGTGTCGCGGCGGGGCGCGAGGGCGCGGAGCTGCCGTGGCTGGTGTATCTCCAGGGCGGTCCCGGCTTCGGCGCCAACCGGTTCAGCGGCAAGCAGGCGTGGCTCGGGCGTGCCCTGCGCGACTACCGCGTGCTGCTGCTCGACCAGCGCGGAACCGGCAGCTCCACCCCCGCCAACCGGCAGACGCTGCCGCTGCGCGGCGGACCGCGCGAACAGGCCGACTACCTCGCGCGCTTCCGCGCCGACGCGATCGTGCGCGACTGCGAGGCGATCAGGGCCGAGGTCACCGGCGGCGCGCCCTGGACCGTCCTCGGCCAGAGCTTCGGCGGCTTCTGCGCCACGCACTACCTGTCGACCGCCCCCGAAGGGCTCGCGGCGGCCCTGATCACCGGCGGCCTGCCGACCCTCGACGGCCACGCCGACGACGTGTACCGCGCCGCGTACCCGCGCATGGAGCGCAAGTCCCTCGCCCACTACGCGCGTTACCCCGAGGACGCCGAGCGGGCCCGCCGCGTCGCCGAGTACGTGGCCGAGCACGAGCCCGTCCTGCCCGGCGGATACCGGTTCACCACCGAGGCCTTCCAGTCCCTCGGCATCCTGCTCGGCACCGGCGACGGCACCCACCGCCTGCACTACCTCCTGGAGGACGCCTTCGTGCGGACCCCGGCGGGCCACGCCCTGTCGGACGCCTTCCAGGAAGCCGTCCAGGGCATCCTGTCGTACGCCGCCGCGCCGCTGTACGCCCTGCTGCACGAGGCCTGTTACGCCCAGGGCGGGCGCCCCACCGCCTGGTCCGCGGAGCGGGTGCGGGCCGAGTTCCCGCGCTTCGACGCGGGCAAGAGCCTCGCGGACGGCGCCCCGCCGCTGTTCACCGGCGAGGCCGTGCAGCGCTGGATGTTCGACTCCGACCCCGCCCTGCGCCCGCTGCGCGAGACCGCCGACCTCCTCGCCGAGCGCGTCGACTGGCCCGCGCTGTACGACCGTTCGCGCCTCGCCGCGAACGAGGTCCCGGTGGCCGCGGCCGTCTACCACGACGACATGTTCGTCGACACCGAGCACTCCCTGGACACCGCCCGCACGATCCGGGGGCTGCGCACCTGGGTCACGGACGAGTACGAGCACGACGGCCTGCGGGTCAGCGGGCCGAAGGTCCTCGACCGGCTCATCGGCCTGGTGCGCGGCGAACTCTGA